From a region of the Bradyrhizobium diazoefficiens genome:
- a CDS encoding protein tyrosine phosphatase, translating into MIHVCSLAALPETVRLTGASHVLTVMANVEQVARPVSVLPANHLKVSMDDITQEMDGFVAPSEAHIDQVLNFVRGWDRSAPLVVHCYAGISRSTASAFAAVCALNPDRDELEIARKIRAASPIASPNRRIVGLADLALGRNGRMLRALDEIGPGAMMVEGRPFVIELE; encoded by the coding sequence ATGATCCACGTCTGTTCCCTCGCCGCGCTTCCCGAAACCGTCCGCCTCACCGGGGCCAGCCATGTGCTGACCGTGATGGCCAATGTCGAGCAGGTGGCGAGGCCGGTCTCCGTGCTGCCGGCCAATCATCTCAAGGTGTCGATGGACGACATCACCCAGGAGATGGACGGTTTCGTCGCGCCGTCCGAGGCGCATATCGATCAGGTGTTGAACTTCGTGCGCGGCTGGGACCGCAGTGCGCCGCTGGTGGTCCATTGCTATGCCGGCATCAGCCGCTCCACCGCGAGCGCGTTTGCGGCGGTGTGCGCGCTTAATCCAGACCGCGACGAGCTCGAAATCGCCAGGAAGATCCGTGCGGCCTCGCCGATCGCCTCGCCGAACCGGCGCATCGTCGGCCTTGCCGACCTTGCACTGGGGCGCAACGGCCGCATGCTGCGCGCGCTCGACGAGATCGGCCCGGGCGCGATGATGGTCGAGGGCCGCCCCTTCGTGATCGAGCTCGAATGA
- a CDS encoding HD family hydrolase, with amino-acid sequence MTAKKTARDAQSRAWQRMLSGRRLDLLDPSPLDVEIADIAHGLARVARWNGQTIGAHIFSVAQHTLLVETVLRHEMPRVDLRMRLAALLHDAPEYVIGDMISPFKAVLDGHYKAVEKRLLSAIHIRFGLPPVLPEEITQAIKAADRGAAYLEATELAGFSESEARRLFGKDPGLADSTRRDYLMPWTAARAEKQFLERFGAVFA; translated from the coding sequence ATGACCGCGAAGAAGACGGCGCGCGATGCGCAGTCCCGCGCCTGGCAACGCATGCTGTCGGGCCGGCGGCTCGATCTGCTCGATCCCTCGCCGCTCGATGTCGAGATCGCCGACATCGCGCATGGCCTGGCGCGCGTCGCCCGCTGGAACGGGCAGACCATTGGCGCGCATATCTTTTCGGTCGCGCAGCATACGCTGCTGGTGGAAACCGTGCTGCGACACGAGATGCCGCGCGTCGACCTGCGCATGAGGCTCGCTGCCCTGCTGCACGATGCGCCGGAATATGTGATCGGCGACATGATCTCGCCGTTCAAGGCCGTGCTCGACGGCCATTACAAGGCGGTCGAGAAGCGCCTGCTCAGCGCCATCCATATCCGCTTCGGACTTCCGCCTGTATTGCCAGAGGAGATCACGCAGGCCATCAAGGCCGCCGATCGCGGTGCGGCCTATCTGGAAGCCACCGAGCTTGCCGGCTTCAGCGAGAGCGAGGCGCGGCGCCTGTTCGGCAAGGATCCGGGCCTGGCTGACAGCACCCGGCGCGACTATCTGATGCCCTGGACGGCGGCGCGAGCCGAGAAGCAGTTTCTGGAGCGGTTCGGCGCGGTGTTTGCGTAA
- a CDS encoding NAD regulator: MSDKLLTPIEIGLTAAIVAIEGHEPLILTARGSDGLAGLPFGPFDALAHRTFEIGLRAWVEEQAGLRLGYVEQLYTFGDRGRHAEAGDTGAHMVSIGYLALTRAVDGELAANAASFAPWYRFFPWEDWREEPPAIIARDIIPALTEWAAEETPETTRALPRKDRVRFYFGLDGAAWDEERVLDRYELLYEAGLVEEARRDGRPAASARTRLPPLGTSMRFDHRRILATAIARLRAKLKYRPVVFELLPPEFTLTELQHTVEAISGRHLHKQNFRRLVEMEALVEPTGVMSTQTGGRPAALYRFRRDVLQERPAPGLRVRSRR; the protein is encoded by the coding sequence ATGAGCGACAAGCTGCTGACGCCGATCGAGATCGGCCTGACCGCGGCGATCGTCGCGATCGAGGGCCATGAGCCGCTGATCCTCACCGCGCGCGGCAGTGACGGGCTTGCCGGCCTGCCGTTCGGCCCATTCGACGCGCTGGCGCACCGCACCTTCGAGATCGGCCTGCGCGCCTGGGTGGAGGAACAGGCCGGGTTGCGGCTGGGCTATGTCGAGCAGCTCTACACCTTCGGCGATCGCGGCCGCCACGCCGAGGCCGGCGACACCGGCGCGCATATGGTGTCGATCGGTTATCTCGCGCTGACGCGCGCGGTGGACGGCGAGCTGGCGGCAAACGCGGCGAGCTTCGCGCCATGGTACCGCTTCTTCCCCTGGGAAGACTGGCGCGAGGAGCCGCCCGCGATCATCGCCCGCGACATCATTCCTGCGCTGACCGAGTGGGCCGCGGAGGAGACGCCGGAGACGACGCGCGCGCTGCCGCGCAAGGATCGCGTGCGGTTCTATTTCGGCCTCGACGGGGCGGCCTGGGACGAGGAGCGCGTGCTCGACCGCTACGAGCTCCTGTACGAGGCCGGGCTGGTCGAGGAAGCGCGGCGCGACGGCCGTCCTGCGGCATCCGCGCGCACGAGGCTTCCACCGCTCGGGACCTCGATGCGGTTCGACCACCGCCGGATTCTCGCCACGGCGATCGCGCGGCTGCGGGCAAAACTGAAGTATCGTCCTGTCGTCTTTGAACTTTTGCCGCCTGAATTTACACTTACCGAACTGCAGCACACCGTGGAGGCGATCTCCGGCCGGCACCTGCACAAGCAGAATTTCCGCCGCCTGGTCGAAATGGAAGCCCTGGTCGAACCGACCGGCGTGATGTCGACACAGACGGGCGGACGGCCGGCGGCGCTCTATCGCTTCCGGCGCGACGTGCTCCAGGAGCGGCCCGCACCGGGCTTGCGCGTGCGCTCCCGGCGCTAA